One part of the Gloeocapsa sp. PCC 73106 genome encodes these proteins:
- a CDS encoding asparaginase encodes MVKRTEAPVIEVRLLREGIRESLHQIEATVCDQRGRVLLVAGNPEATAFIRSALKPFQALAVAANGTLERYHLTDQDLAIICGSHQGTIEQARQVFHILWRSEIEADKLQCPTPEGQRSPLQHNCSGKHAGMLAVAQQCHWPLHTYLNPSHPVQKLILSKIAELLEMPGDELISAHDDCGAPTYSMQLRQMALLYAQLASGNSLELERIVRAMTRNPNMVAGVGAFDTELMHLTEGELVSKSGAEGIQCIGRVGEGMGLAIKVIDGAKRAKYAAAIYILKQIGWITPTVAETLTDNFMNLGNYKRLEAVGELSYP; translated from the coding sequence ATGGTAAAAAGAACAGAAGCACCCGTAATAGAAGTGCGTTTACTCAGAGAAGGTATCAGAGAATCTCTACATCAAATAGAAGCAACTGTATGTGATCAACGGGGTAGAGTATTATTAGTAGCTGGAAATCCCGAAGCCACGGCTTTTATTCGTTCGGCACTAAAACCATTCCAAGCCTTAGCTGTAGCAGCCAACGGGACTCTAGAACGTTACCATCTCACCGACCAAGACTTAGCCATTATTTGTGGTTCTCACCAAGGTACGATAGAGCAAGCTAGACAGGTATTTCATATTCTCTGGCGCTCGGAAATCGAAGCAGACAAGCTTCAATGTCCTACCCCGGAGGGACAACGCAGTCCTTTACAACATAACTGTTCTGGTAAACATGCCGGAATGTTAGCCGTTGCTCAACAGTGTCATTGGCCCCTCCATACCTATTTAAATCCTTCTCACCCAGTGCAAAAGCTGATTCTCAGCAAAATAGCAGAACTGTTAGAAATGCCTGGAGATGAACTGATCAGCGCCCACGATGACTGCGGTGCGCCGACTTATTCGATGCAACTAAGACAGATGGCTTTACTCTACGCTCAACTCGCCTCGGGGAACAGTTTAGAATTAGAGAGAATCGTCAGAGCTATGACTCGTAACCCCAATATGGTAGCAGGAGTAGGCGCCTTTGATACCGAACTGATGCATCTGACAGAAGGAGAATTAGTGAGTAAATCTGGCGCCGAGGGTATTCAGTGTATTGGTCGTGTAGGGGAAGGTATGGGTTTAGCGATTAAAGTAATAGATGGGGCTAAACGCGCCAAATACGCCGCTGCTATCTATATACTCAAACAAATAGGTTGGATTACCCCAACAGTAGCTGAAACTCTCACCGATAACTTCATGAACCTAGGCAATTACAAACGCTTGGAAGCAGTAGGAGAATTAAGTTATCCTTAA
- a CDS encoding CGLD27 family protein: MKESSSKICPVPKEQLPVNEYEQIKNAWFFSWGTLSLTSYLKKLAWIWAMGWLIAGPITAASFPPGKKPLLFSVIGGAGAGIFILLAVIQMYLGWAYVSNRLKQEMIFYEESGWYDGQIWEKPTEVVTRDRLIASYQVEPILKRLQQTALLLLLLMGISILTWFYLK, translated from the coding sequence ATGAAGGAATCTTCTTCAAAAATTTGTCCCGTTCCCAAGGAACAACTCCCAGTTAACGAATATGAACAGATAAAAAATGCCTGGTTTTTTAGCTGGGGGACCCTGAGTTTAACTAGCTACCTGAAAAAACTAGCCTGGATCTGGGCAATGGGTTGGCTGATCGCCGGACCAATTACCGCCGCTAGTTTTCCTCCTGGTAAAAAACCCCTGTTGTTTAGTGTTATTGGAGGTGCTGGGGCAGGGATATTTATACTGCTAGCTGTCATACAGATGTATTTAGGTTGGGCTTACGTCAGCAACAGATTAAAACAAGAAATGATTTTCTATGAAGAATCTGGGTGGTACGATGGACAAATCTGGGAGAAACCCACAGAAGTAGTAACACGCGATCGCCTAATAGCCTCCTATCAGGTCGAACCGATCTTAAAAAGACTGCAGCAAACAGCCCTATTGTTACTTTTATTGATGGGAATTAGTATTCTCACCTGGTTTTATCTAAAATAG
- the rsfS gene encoding ribosome silencing factor: protein MTNQPQSLSQLNSYSEVSSQTLAWKIAAAADERKAEDIILLDVGELSYLTDYFVIVTGFSKAQVRAISDSIEAIIAKQLLRSPLRTSGKNEASWIIHDYGDVIAHMFLPQEREFYNLEAFWGHARRFEYQPELQQFPD from the coding sequence ATGACCAATCAACCTCAATCCCTCTCTCAACTAAATTCTTACTCAGAAGTTTCCAGTCAAACCTTAGCATGGAAAATAGCCGCTGCCGCAGATGAACGCAAAGCCGAAGACATAATTTTACTAGACGTAGGTGAATTGTCTTATCTAACCGATTACTTTGTCATAGTTACCGGATTTTCCAAAGCACAAGTACGAGCTATTTCCGATTCAATCGAGGCAATAATCGCCAAGCAATTGCTAAGATCCCCCTTACGTACTTCAGGAAAAAATGAAGCAAGTTGGATTATTCATGACTATGGTGACGTGATTGCGCATATGTTCCTACCTCAAGAGCGAGAATTTTACAATTTAGAGGCTTTTTGGGGACATGCTCGACGTTTTGAGTATCAACCTGAGTTACAACAATTTCCAGACTAA
- the yqeK gene encoding bis(5'-nucleosyl)-tetraphosphatase (symmetrical) YqeK, with amino-acid sequence MRERVISWLTENVSKQRLSHIIGVEQMARELARLHSLDEEKAAIAGLMHDLAKFFPPDILLEIAQTHQITIDPICLVNPHLLHADVSAIVAQQEFGIEDPEILSAISNHTLGQVNMSDLACVVFVADALEPNRGQTPELEKMRQTSRENLYQGVVQTCDYSLKYLINSWRTIHPRTVMTRNWAMSLVKQTLIQSN; translated from the coding sequence ATGCGCGAGCGAGTAATCTCCTGGTTAACAGAAAATGTTTCAAAACAACGTTTAAGCCACATCATCGGCGTTGAGCAGATGGCTAGAGAATTAGCTCGTTTACACTCTTTAGATGAGGAAAAAGCAGCGATCGCCGGTTTAATGCACGATCTAGCTAAATTTTTTCCACCGGATATACTCCTAGAAATAGCTCAAACTCACCAGATTACTATCGATCCAATTTGTCTAGTTAATCCTCATTTATTACACGCCGACGTCAGCGCGATCGTCGCTCAACAAGAATTTGGCATCGAAGACCCTGAGATTCTTTCAGCCATCTCCAATCATACCCTTGGCCAAGTAAATATGAGCGATCTCGCCTGCGTGGTATTTGTCGCCGATGCTTTAGAACCTAACCGAGGTCAAACACCAGAATTAGAAAAAATGCGTCAAACCAGTCGCGAGAATCTTTATCAAGGAGTGGTACAAACCTGTGATTATTCTTTAAAATACTTAATTAATAGTTGGCGCACCATCCATCCCCGAACCGTGATGACTCGTAATTGGGCTATGAGTCTAGTTAAACAAACTTTAATACAATCAAACTAA
- a CDS encoding S-(hydroxymethyl)glutathione dehydrogenase/class III alcohol dehydrogenase, with the protein MEVKAAIALAPGQPLSIETVNLEGPKTGEVLVEIKATGVCHTDAYTLSGADPEGLFPAILGHEGAGVVVAVGAGVTSLCEGDHVIPLYTPECRQCEYCLSRKTNLCQAIRATQGRGVMPDGTSRFSLNGETIYHYMGTSTFANYTVLPEIALAKIRPDAPFEKVCYIGCGVTTGIGAVIYTAKVEPGAKVVVFGLGGIGLNVIQGARLVGADMIVGVDINSKKKEIATKFGMTHFVNPQEVEGDLVKYLVDLTKGGADYSFECIGNVNVMRQALECCHKGWGVSTIIGVAAAGKEISTRPFQLVTGRVWQGSAFGGARGRTDVPQIVDWYMKGKINIDDLITHVLPLEKINDAFTLMQEGESIRTVITFENS; encoded by the coding sequence ATGGAAGTAAAAGCGGCGATCGCCCTCGCCCCCGGACAACCTCTGAGCATCGAAACGGTCAATCTCGAAGGACCTAAAACAGGAGAAGTGCTCGTTGAAATCAAAGCTACTGGAGTCTGTCATACCGATGCCTATACCCTCTCAGGAGCCGATCCCGAGGGTCTATTTCCTGCCATCTTAGGGCACGAAGGAGCAGGAGTTGTTGTAGCTGTGGGTGCAGGAGTCACCAGCCTCTGTGAAGGCGATCACGTTATTCCTCTCTATACCCCTGAATGTCGTCAGTGCGAATACTGCTTGAGTCGCAAAACCAACCTATGTCAAGCGATTCGCGCTACCCAAGGGCGCGGCGTCATGCCCGACGGTACTAGTCGTTTCTCTCTTAATGGCGAAACCATATATCACTACATGGGTACTTCCACTTTTGCCAACTATACAGTCCTGCCAGAAATAGCTCTAGCAAAGATCAGACCCGATGCACCATTTGAGAAGGTTTGTTACATCGGCTGTGGTGTAACTACGGGTATCGGTGCCGTAATATATACCGCGAAAGTAGAACCAGGGGCTAAAGTAGTGGTTTTTGGCTTAGGGGGAATCGGTTTAAACGTGATCCAAGGAGCCCGTTTAGTAGGAGCAGACATGATCGTAGGGGTAGATATCAACTCCAAGAAAAAAGAAATCGCCACCAAATTCGGGATGACTCACTTCGTTAATCCCCAAGAAGTAGAGGGAGATTTAGTAAAATATCTGGTAGATTTGACCAAAGGCGGCGCCGACTACAGTTTTGAATGTATTGGCAACGTCAATGTCATGCGTCAAGCCCTAGAATGCTGTCACAAAGGCTGGGGTGTCTCTACCATTATAGGCGTAGCCGCCGCGGGAAAAGAAATCAGTACCCGTCCCTTTCAACTAGTCACAGGTAGAGTATGGCAAGGATCGGCCTTCGGTGGCGCCAGAGGTAGAACCGATGTACCCCAGATCGTCGATTGGTATATGAAGGGAAAAATCAATATCGACGACTTAATTACCCACGTTTTACCCCTAGAGAAAATCAACGACGCTTTTACTCTAATGCAAGAAGGCGAATCAATCCGCACCGTGATTACTTTTGAGAACAGCTGA
- a CDS encoding photosystem I reaction center subunit II PsaD: MSEELTGTTPKFGGSTGGLLSAADREEKYAITWTSSKEQVFEMPTGGAAIMNEGDNILYLARKEQCLALGGQLRTKFKPKIENFKIYRVFPNGEVQYLHPADGVFPEKVNPGREYNGKIDRSIGKNPEPATLKFSGKTPYQE; encoded by the coding sequence ATGAGTGAAGAACTTACGGGAACAACGCCTAAATTCGGCGGTAGCACAGGTGGCTTGTTATCGGCAGCAGACAGAGAAGAAAAGTATGCAATTACCTGGACTAGTTCTAAAGAGCAAGTTTTTGAAATGCCTACAGGTGGCGCTGCGATCATGAATGAAGGTGACAATATCCTTTATTTGGCTCGTAAAGAACAATGCTTAGCTTTAGGAGGACAATTACGTACCAAGTTCAAGCCTAAAATAGAAAATTTCAAAATCTATCGTGTTTTTCCCAATGGTGAAGTGCAATATCTCCACCCGGCTGATGGTGTCTTCCCCGAAAAAGTTAACCCAGGACGCGAATACAACGGTAAGATTGACAGAAGTATCGGTAAAAACCCCGAACCTGCAACTCTAAAATTCTCTGGTAAGACTCCTTATCAAGAGTAA
- a CDS encoding metallophosphoesterase — protein sequence MDFICDPPTAQKIQKMRSRVQWKHPLISKLGIDQTSLVLDDGKQDSKKFAFMVMGDTGGGPDLNQNSQRAIAEGILANLDDCRFILHTGDLVYQVGSQEYYQKNFIEPYRELIKGGDRPEKIAYDRLIFKLPFLPVLGNHDYYDLSSVAGWLIQGTAPIRALLGLPVEINLGWEGSNQGDVFARAFLDYLSRFTTSQALLEHLELHYTATTATGRVLKYQPEHFTRIPNRYYHFCSGGIDFFALDSNTFKSLDGIVDQEQLEWLKQRLIDSWLNQEIRGRIIYFHHPPYVTEINKCNQMETIAVRHHLRSVLDCVAVTIGFLTQGRPLVDLILSGHAHCLEYLQTENTGHADSHLNWLICGGSGFGLRRQSPQGSQLTETGKGVVARSRFFLGYSDVDACVRYPYSAVRIEVGEGTPPRLLIRPIVRERIQEQWCDRSYEPLTLGYPLVTK from the coding sequence ATGGATTTCATCTGTGATCCACCCACTGCTCAAAAGATCCAAAAAATGCGATCGCGTGTTCAATGGAAACATCCTCTGATCTCAAAGCTGGGTATCGATCAAACTAGTCTAGTCTTAGACGATGGCAAACAAGATAGTAAAAAATTTGCTTTTATGGTGATGGGAGATACCGGTGGAGGACCTGATCTCAATCAAAATTCCCAAAGAGCAATCGCTGAGGGCATTTTAGCAAATTTGGATGATTGTCGCTTTATTTTACACACAGGGGATCTAGTCTATCAAGTAGGCTCCCAGGAATATTATCAGAAAAATTTTATTGAACCTTATCGGGAGTTAATTAAAGGAGGCGATCGCCCTGAAAAGATAGCTTATGATCGCTTGATTTTTAAGCTTCCCTTTTTACCAGTTTTGGGCAATCATGATTATTATGACCTATCTTCAGTAGCGGGGTGGTTAATTCAAGGAACTGCCCCTATTCGTGCTTTACTAGGTTTACCTGTGGAAATTAACTTGGGTTGGGAAGGTTCTAATCAGGGTGATGTCTTCGCTAGAGCTTTTCTTGATTATCTCTCTAGGTTTACCACTTCTCAAGCCTTACTAGAGCATTTAGAGCTTCACTATACCGCAACAACAGCCACTGGAAGAGTACTCAAGTATCAGCCCGAACACTTTACTCGTATACCCAATCGCTACTATCATTTTTGTAGTGGGGGTATAGATTTTTTCGCTCTTGATTCTAATACTTTTAAGTCACTCGATGGAATTGTTGATCAAGAACAATTAGAATGGCTCAAACAAAGACTAATTGACTCTTGGTTGAATCAGGAGATTAGAGGGAGAATCATTTATTTCCATCATCCTCCCTACGTTACTGAAATCAATAAGTGTAACCAGATGGAAACTATTGCAGTGCGTCATCATCTGCGCTCGGTACTCGATTGCGTCGCTGTCACCATCGGTTTCCTTACCCAGGGACGACCTTTAGTAGATTTAATACTCAGTGGTCACGCTCATTGTTTAGAATATCTTCAGACTGAAAATACGGGACACGCCGATTCTCATTTGAACTGGTTAATCTGCGGTGGGAGTGGCTTTGGTTTACGTCGTCAAAGTCCTCAAGGATCCCAATTGACAGAGACAGGAAAAGGAGTTGTGGCGCGATCGCGCTTTTTTCTGGGTTATAGTGATGTTGATGCTTGTGTTCGCTATCCCTATTCTGCTGTGCGCATTGAAGTGGGCGAAGGTACCCCTCCTCGACTCCTTATACGTCCCATCGTCAGAGAAAGAATTCAAGAACAATGGTGCGATCGCTCCTATGAACCTTTGACTCTTGGTTATCCTTTGGTCACTAAGTAG
- a CDS encoding DUF29 domain-containing protein — protein MTIQTKKLYSADFHLWLETTVQLLRERKLDEIDYENLIEELESMGKSEKSALESNLRILLMHLLKWKYQPQKLTNSWKYTIIEHCLRINKSFKASPSLKKYFEEIFPETYQDARKLTSVETGIAKDKFPVQCPFTKDDVLNSENWFSD, from the coding sequence ATGACAATTCAAACCAAAAAACTTTATAGTGCTGATTTCCATCTTTGGCTAGAAACCACAGTCCAATTGTTGAGAGAGCGCAAGCTTGATGAAATTGATTATGAGAATTTAATAGAAGAATTAGAAAGCATGGGGAAGAGCGAGAAATCTGCTTTAGAAAGTAATCTAAGAATTTTATTGATGCACCTTCTTAAGTGGAAATATCAACCTCAAAAACTAACTAACAGCTGGAAATATACCATTATTGAGCATTGTTTAAGAATAAATAAATCATTTAAAGCAAGCCCTAGTCTTAAAAAGTATTTTGAGGAAATTTTTCCAGAAACTTATCAAGATGCTAGAAAACTTACCTCTGTTGAAACAGGTATAGCTAAAGATAAATTTCCCGTTCAATGTCCTTTTACTAAAGATGATGTTTTGAATTCAGAAAATTGGTTCAGTGATTAA
- a CDS encoding HNH endonuclease, with protein MLDKTTRQLVRKRANFLCEYCHSPEAASAALFEIDHIQPRSYGGSNEQDNLALACQRCNGYRYNFTTGVDPETQAELNLFNPRRQFWREHFIWTIDALRIIGVTPTGRATCARIDLNDDYHNDGFIIKARQFWCQGGWHPPKTDPKLR; from the coding sequence GTGCTAGATAAAACAACTCGTCAACTCGTGAGAAAAAGAGCGAATTTTTTATGTGAGTATTGTCACTCACCAGAAGCTGCTAGTGCTGCATTATTTGAGATTGATCATATTCAACCACGCTCCTATGGAGGTTCCAATGAGCAGGATAATCTGGCTCTAGCTTGCCAAAGATGTAATGGTTATAGATATAACTTTACCACTGGCGTAGATCCTGAAACCCAAGCAGAACTCAATCTATTTAATCCTCGCAGACAGTTTTGGAGGGAACACTTCATTTGGACGATTGACGCCTTAAGAATTATCGGAGTAACCCCCACAGGACGAGCAACCTGCGCCCGTATTGATTTGAATGACGACTATCATAACGACGGATTTATCATCAAAGCACGTCAGTTTTGGTGCCAAGGTGGTTGGCATCCACCTAAGACAGATCCCAAACTTAGATAG